From the genome of Chanos chanos chromosome 5, fChaCha1.1, whole genome shotgun sequence, one region includes:
- the LOC115813378 gene encoding lecithin retinol acyltransferase-like, whose protein sequence is MLDSLTFLLEKVFLLTQFNIFSFIPSQGDKEKCARHYEAGRNLQRGDLLEVPRTLFVHFGIYLGDNKVAHMMPDIMPVLTRNKSRIQKVVNNKRLLLGVLCKYATIRIDTLEDFAYGSPVLLNTMDSSLKKQPLPNEDVARRAEMLVGRIPYSLLWNNCEHFVTYCRYGTGFSLQTDKFCEWLKSVIRDQRSVFLTALLGTLSIIFLGMAPSTALPALLIPFTLWMAG, encoded by the exons ATGTTAGATTCGCTTACTTTCCTTCTGGAGAAAGTTTTCCTCCTTACTCAAttcaatattttcagttttattccGTCACAAGGAGACAAGGAGAAGTGCGCGAGACACTACGAAGCAGGCAGGAATTTACAGCGAGGGGACCTCTTAGAAGTCCCACGGACTTTGTTTGTCCACTTCGGAATCTATCTGGGTGATAACAAAGTTGCACATATGATGCCTGATATCATGCCAGTTCTGACGAGAAACAAGTCACGCATTCAGAAAGTGGTCAATAATAAACGCCTTCTTCTCGGAGTACTGTGTAAATATGCCACTATCCGGATAGACACATTGGAAGACTTTGCATATGGATCACCAGTTTTACTGAATACGATGGACAGCAGTTTAAAAAAGCAGCCACTACCGAATGAGGATGTAGCAAGGAGAGCGGAGATGCTTGTCGGCAGAATTCCTTACAGTCTCCTGTGGAATAATTGCGAACATTTCGTGACGTACTGCAGATATGGCACTGGGTTCAGTTTGCAGACGGACAAG TTTTGTGAGTGGCTGAAATCTGTTATCCGGGACCAGAGGAGTGTTTTTCTTACAGCGCTTCTTGGAACATTGTCCATCATTTTCTTGGGAATGGCGCCGTCCACCGCCCTTCCAGCGCTCCTCATACCGTTTACTCTTTGGATGGCCGGGTAG
- the lratb.2 gene encoding lecithin retinol acyltransferase b, tandem duplicate 2 has protein sequence MFPLRFFSLFFVAATTDYDEKEKEKKKEGAYDISVFKRGDLLEVPRTLFTHFGIYLGNNRVAHFIPDILPIFSSNKATIAQMVSNSRLILGVIAKVASVRIDTVEDFAYGAEILVNHTDEVCSRPPFPGDEVARRAEKLLGPMTYSLLWYNCEHYVMYCRYGTSMSFQTYQFCKTVRKIVCSKTSAFLSALLCLSIMLYFGSLSLHGILPTLLIPFTIWMAS, from the exons ATGTTTCCTCTGAggtttttcagtctctttttcgtTGCCGCAACAACAGACTATgatgagaaggagaaagaaaaaaagaaagaaggagccTACGACATTTCTGTCTTCAAAAGAGGGGATCTCCTAGAGGTGCCCCGCACCCTCTTCACACATTTCGGGATCTATCTAGGGAACAACCGTGTGGCTCATTTCATCCCAGACATTCTGCCTATTTTCTCCTCAAACAAGGCCACTATTGCCCAGATGGTAAGCAACAGCAGGCTCATTCTAGGGGTCATTGCAAAAGTGGCAAGCGTACGTATAGACACTGTGGAGGACTTTGCGTATGGTGCAGAGATTCTGGTGAACCACACGGATGAGGTGTGCAGCCGGCCTCCATTCCCCGGTGACGAGGTGGCCAGGCGGGCAGAGAAGCTGCTAGGTCCAATGACCTACAGCCTGCTGTGGTACAACTGTGAACATTACGTCATGTATTGCAGATATGGCACTAGCATGAGCTTCCAAACATACCAG TTTTGTAAAACAGTTCGGAAGATTGTCTGCAGCAAGACAAGTGCTTTCCTCAGTGCACTCTTATGCTTGTCCATCATGTTGTACTTCGGCTCCCTGTCTCTACATGGAATCTTACCGACCCTACTCATCCCCTTCACTATATGGATGGCATCCTGA
- the rbm46 gene encoding putative RNA-binding protein 46 translates to MDEGSTNRSCEESRMDSPNEAALLALMEKTGYSMVQENGQRKFGGPPPGWEGPPPPRGCEVFVGKIPRDMYEDELVPVFERAGRIYEFRLMMEFSGENRGYAFVMYTTREAAQRAIHLLDNHEIRPGKFIGVCVSLDNCRLFIGSIPKDKRKEEIQEEMMKVTEGVVDVIVYPSATDKSKNRGFAFVEYESHKAAAMARRKLIPGTFQLWGHTIQVDWAEPEKDVDEETMQRVRVLYVRNLMLHTSEETLRAEFSRLKPGSVERVKKLTDYAFVHFHNREDALAALHTMNGKLIDGSPIEVTLAKPVSKDGGRRCGPRGGQNGLTAGTCGDTGFLFPNKDDPGLGMGLPGTGEGLPLARRPLGFSPRLNSPYAVDVERFVYPFIPGSNLVPVSLQTLRPSQLSSAVSLLEYYCHKNSWSLPEYYLYSTVGHEGKTLLIYKVVISSTRSSFMPDKVCTMLEDAKELAAQNALWNLDCSYHAPASPGNLSPPAASGTGLLSYSCRPLPYPGYPLSTLSPTLPISSTNGQRLFISGQSPFF, encoded by the exons ATGGATGAAGGGAGTACAAATCGGTCCTGTGAGGAAAGCCGAATGGACAGCCCTAACGAGGCAGCTCTTTTGGCTTTGATGGAGAAAACAGGCTACAGTATGGTTCAGGAAAATGGACAGAGAAAATTTGGTGGTCCGCCTCCAG gtTGGGAGGGACCCCCTCCACCACGAGGCTGTGAGGTGTTCGTGGGAAAAATCCCACGGGACATGTACGAGGATGAGCTCGTGCCAGTGTTTGAGCGCGCTGGCCGCATTTACGAGTTTCGCCTGATGATGGAGTTCAGCGGTGAGAACCGGGGCTATGCCTTTGTCATGTACACCACCAGAGAGGCAGCCCAGCGGGCTATCCATCTCCTCGACAACCATGAGATCCGACCGGGGAAGTTCATcggagtgtgtgtgagcctggACAACTGCCGCCTGTTCATTGGATCTATACCCAAAgacaagaggaaagaggagattCAAGAAGAAATGATGAAG GTGACAGAGGGAGTGGTGGATGTCATTGTCTATCCCAGTGCTACAGACAAGAGTAAGAACCGTGGCTTTGCTTTCGTGGAGTATGAGTCGCACAAAGCTGCTGCCATGGCCCGGAGAAAGCTCATTCCAG GGACCTTCCAACTGTGGGGTCACACCATCCAGGTAGACTGGGCGGAGCCAGAAAAGGATGTGGACGAGGAGACGATGCAGCGTGTTCGTGTACTTTATGTGCGAAACCTCATGCTTCACACCAGTGAGGAGACCCTTCGTGCTGAGTTTTCTCGCCTCAAGCCTGGTTCGGTGGAGCGCGTGAAGAAGCTGACCGATTACGCTTTCGTTCACTTCCACAACCGCGAGGACGCGCTGGCCGCCTTGCACACTATGAACGGCAAGCTCATCGACGGCTCGCCCATCGAAGTCACCCTTGCCAAGCCCGTCAGCAAAGACGGGGGCCGTAGGTGTGGTCCACGGGGGGGCCAGAATGGACTGACGGCGGGCACCTGCGGCGATACCGGCTTTCTCTTCCCGAACAAGGACGACCCCGGTCTGGGAATGGGCCTCCCAGGAACGGGTGAAGGATTGCCCCTCGCCAGACGTCCTCTGGGCTTCTCTCCTCGTTTGAACAGCCCTTACGCTGTGGATGTGGAGAGGTTCGTTTACCCGTTCATCCCCGGCTCCAATCTGGTACCGGTCAGCCTCCAAACCCTTAGGCCCAGTCAGCTGAGCTCTGCTGTGTCCCTGCTGGAATATTACTGCCACAAGAACAGCTGGTCACTGCCTGAGTATTACCTGTACTCCACCGTTGGTCATGAGGGAAAGACTCTGCTCATCTACAAGGTTGTCATCAGCAGCACCAGAAGCAGCTTCATGCCTGATAAAGTCTGCACCATGCTGGAGGATGCAAAGGAGCTTGCAGCCCAAAATGCCCTCTGGAATCTGG ATTGTTCGTACCATGCACCTGCTTCTCCTGGAAATTTGTCACCTCCTGCTGCATCAGGGACAGGTCTGCTGTCATACAGCTGTCGACCACTCCCATACCCAGGGTACCCTCTGTCCACCCTCTCCCCAACTCTACCCATCTCCAGCACCAACGGCCAGAGGCTCTTCATCTCCGGCCAGTCACCTTTCTTCTGa